One genomic segment of Streptomyces sp. RerS4 includes these proteins:
- a CDS encoding ABC transporter ATP-binding protein, which produces MQISDLPYPDPGVPDARSGPRLLLWLGRGQLGGQAKSLAWGVLHFCGVTALPYAVGLGVDAVVRRDGRGLLLVGALMVVLGVAISVGDAMLHRTAVTNWITAAARVQQLLARKTAELGSALTRRVAAGEVVAVSTADVEKIGWFVEAVSRFLAAVVAVVAICVGLLFYAPAIGVVVAVGVPVLALSVLPLLPRATRRADVQREKAGKATELASDTVAGLRVLRGIGGEELFLGRYREASQQVRQAAVRSARMWALIAAIQVLLPGILLIAVVWYGSALVLDGRLEVGELVAAFSAVATLLYPLRHFQEIAMAYSFSRPSATRAARVLALTRTESDAADAVDASAAEPVAAPAPGGDLYDPVTGLVAPAGRFTAVVCGDPDLAGRLAERLGGHPLDSAAEGPSVLLGGVALDALALDTARALVLVQDKDPVLLSGTLRELLDVPASGAVAPEPALSAAQCGDVLDSLLQSAPEGIADPMDARITERGRSLSGGQRQRLALARSLVTDPEVLVLDEPTSAVDSHTEARIADGITALRAGRTTVVLASSPLLLDRAERVVLVHEGRAAATGTHRELLRTDPRYRAVVTRETDEERRLADMEEALTEIEESA; this is translated from the coding sequence ATGCAGATCAGTGATCTTCCGTATCCGGATCCCGGAGTACCCGACGCCCGATCCGGCCCCCGGCTGCTGCTGTGGCTCGGCCGGGGACAACTCGGCGGCCAGGCCAAGAGCCTGGCGTGGGGCGTACTGCACTTCTGCGGGGTCACCGCCCTGCCCTACGCGGTGGGCCTGGGCGTCGACGCGGTCGTCCGGCGCGACGGGCGGGGGCTGCTGCTCGTCGGCGCCCTCATGGTCGTCCTCGGCGTCGCGATCTCCGTCGGCGACGCGATGCTGCACCGTACGGCCGTCACCAACTGGATCACCGCGGCCGCGCGCGTGCAGCAGTTGCTCGCCCGCAAGACCGCCGAACTGGGTTCGGCCCTGACCCGACGGGTCGCCGCCGGCGAGGTGGTGGCGGTGTCCACCGCCGACGTCGAGAAGATCGGCTGGTTCGTCGAGGCCGTCTCCCGCTTCCTCGCCGCCGTGGTCGCCGTCGTCGCCATCTGCGTCGGCCTGCTGTTCTACGCGCCGGCCATCGGCGTGGTCGTCGCCGTGGGCGTCCCCGTGCTCGCCCTGTCCGTGCTGCCGCTGCTGCCGCGCGCCACCCGGCGCGCCGACGTCCAGCGCGAGAAGGCGGGCAAGGCCACCGAACTGGCCTCCGACACCGTGGCGGGCCTGCGCGTGCTGCGCGGCATCGGCGGCGAGGAACTGTTCCTGGGACGCTACCGCGAGGCCTCGCAGCAGGTCCGCCAGGCCGCCGTGCGCAGTGCCCGGATGTGGGCGCTGATCGCGGCGATCCAGGTGCTGCTGCCGGGCATCCTGCTGATCGCGGTCGTCTGGTACGGCTCGGCGCTGGTCCTGGACGGTCGGCTGGAGGTGGGTGAACTCGTCGCGGCCTTCAGCGCGGTGGCCACCCTGCTGTACCCGCTGCGGCACTTCCAGGAGATCGCGATGGCCTACTCCTTCTCGCGGCCGTCCGCCACCCGCGCGGCCCGCGTCCTGGCCCTGACGCGAACGGAGTCCGACGCCGCCGACGCCGTGGACGCGAGTGCGGCGGAGCCGGTGGCGGCCCCGGCGCCGGGCGGCGACCTGTACGACCCCGTGACGGGGCTGGTGGCCCCGGCCGGGCGGTTCACCGCCGTGGTGTGCGGGGACCCGGACCTGGCGGGGCGGCTCGCCGAACGCCTGGGCGGCCACCCGCTGGACAGCGCGGCCGAGGGGCCCTCGGTGCTGCTCGGCGGGGTCGCGTTGGACGCGCTCGCGCTGGACACGGCACGCGCGCTGGTCCTCGTACAGGACAAGGATCCGGTGCTGCTGTCCGGGACGCTGCGCGAGCTGCTCGACGTACCGGCCTCGGGAGCGGTGGCCCCCGAGCCGGCCCTGTCGGCGGCGCAGTGCGGCGACGTGCTGGACTCGCTCCTGCAGTCCGCGCCCGAGGGGATCGCCGATCCGATGGACGCCCGGATCACCGAACGCGGCCGGTCCCTCTCCGGCGGGCAGCGCCAGCGCCTCGCGCTGGCCCGTTCCCTGGTGACCGACCCGGAGGTCCTCGTCCTGGACGAGCCGACCTCGGCGGTCGACTCCCATACGGAGGCCCGGATCGCCGACGGGATCACCGCCCTGCGCGCCGGACGCACCACCGTGGTCCTGGCGTCCTCGCCACTGCTGCTGGACCGCGCAGAACGGGTCGTCCTCGTCCACGAGGGCCGGGCCGCGGCGACGGGCACGCACCGCGAGCTCCTGCGGACCGACCCCCGCTACCGGGCCGTCGTCACGCGCGAGACGGACGAGGAACGGCGACTGGCCGACATGGAAGAAGCACTCACAGAGATCGAGGAATCCGCATGA
- a CDS encoding ABC transporter ATP-binding protein has translation MIGVAPPQYDPAAPETAATLPVGTSATVRGYVRGLFLRHRRAFVLLVTVNAVAVVASMVGPYLLGRVVDDLARGARELHLGWVALAFTVALAVQTLFTRMVRLRGAMLGEEMLADLREDFLVRSVGLPPGVLERAGTGDLLSRITTDIDRLAEAMREAVPQLAIGVVWVSLLFGALAVTAPPLALAALVALPVLVIGCRWYFRRAPSAYRSEAAGYAAVAAALTETVDAGRTVEAHRLGERRIELSERRIKEWTAWERYTLFLRTVLFPVVNVTYVTILGSVLLIGGYCVLRGWMSVGQLTTGALLAQMMVDPIGLILRWYDELQIAQVSLGRLVGVHEIEPDGGDEAVTPEGRGVRADEVRFGYREGVDVLHQVSMSVPPGTRMALVGPSGAGKSTLGRLLAGIYAPRTGEVTLGGARLSRMPAERVREHVALVNQEHHVFVGSLRDNLRLARANAADTELWAALGAVDADGWARALDAGLDTEVGSGGSALTPAQAQQVALARLVLADPHTLVLDEATSLLDPRAARHLERSLARVLDGRTVIAIAHRLHTAHDADVIAVVEEGRISELGSHDDLVAADGAYAALWRSWHG, from the coding sequence ATGATCGGCGTGGCACCGCCGCAGTACGATCCGGCAGCCCCCGAGACCGCCGCGACCCTGCCCGTGGGCACCTCGGCGACCGTACGGGGCTACGTGCGCGGCCTGTTCCTGCGCCACCGGCGGGCCTTCGTGCTGCTGGTGACGGTCAACGCGGTCGCGGTGGTCGCCTCCATGGTCGGCCCGTACCTGCTGGGACGGGTGGTGGACGACCTCGCGCGCGGCGCGCGGGAGCTCCACCTCGGCTGGGTGGCACTGGCGTTCACGGTGGCCCTGGCCGTGCAGACCCTCTTCACGCGGATGGTGCGGCTGCGCGGGGCGATGCTCGGCGAGGAGATGCTCGCCGACCTGCGCGAGGACTTCCTCGTGCGTTCCGTCGGCCTGCCGCCGGGTGTGCTGGAGCGGGCCGGTACCGGTGACCTGCTGTCGCGGATCACCACCGACATCGACCGGCTGGCCGAGGCGATGCGCGAGGCCGTGCCGCAGCTGGCCATCGGCGTGGTGTGGGTCTCGCTGCTCTTCGGGGCGCTCGCGGTGACCGCGCCGCCGCTGGCCCTGGCCGCGCTGGTGGCGCTGCCGGTGCTGGTGATCGGCTGCCGGTGGTACTTCCGCCGGGCTCCCTCCGCGTACCGCTCGGAGGCGGCGGGGTACGCGGCGGTCGCGGCGGCGCTCACCGAGACCGTGGACGCGGGCCGCACCGTCGAGGCGCACCGCCTGGGCGAGCGCCGGATCGAACTGTCGGAGCGGCGGATCAAGGAGTGGACGGCCTGGGAGCGGTACACGCTGTTCCTGCGTACGGTCCTCTTCCCGGTCGTCAACGTCACCTACGTGACCATCCTCGGCTCGGTGCTGCTGATCGGCGGCTACTGCGTGCTGCGGGGCTGGATGTCGGTGGGGCAGCTGACGACGGGGGCGCTGCTGGCGCAGATGATGGTCGACCCGATCGGGCTGATCCTGCGCTGGTACGACGAGTTGCAGATCGCGCAGGTGTCGCTCGGTCGGCTGGTGGGGGTCCACGAGATCGAACCCGACGGCGGGGACGAGGCCGTCACGCCCGAGGGGCGTGGCGTGCGGGCGGACGAAGTGCGCTTCGGGTACCGGGAGGGCGTGGACGTCCTGCACCAGGTGTCGATGTCCGTGCCCCCCGGCACCCGGATGGCGCTCGTCGGGCCCTCCGGGGCGGGCAAGTCCACCCTCGGGCGGCTGCTGGCGGGCATCTACGCGCCCCGGACCGGCGAGGTCACCCTCGGTGGCGCGCGGTTGTCGCGGATGCCGGCGGAGCGGGTCCGGGAGCACGTGGCCCTGGTCAACCAGGAGCACCACGTGTTCGTCGGCTCGCTGCGCGACAACCTGCGCCTGGCGCGGGCGAACGCGGCGGACACCGAACTGTGGGCGGCGCTGGGCGCGGTGGACGCGGACGGCTGGGCCCGTGCCCTGGACGCCGGTCTGGACACCGAGGTCGGCTCCGGTGGGAGCGCGCTGACACCGGCGCAGGCGCAACAGGTGGCGCTGGCCCGCCTGGTGCTGGCGGACCCGCACACGCTGGTGCTGGACGAGGCGACGTCGCTGCTGGACCCGAGGGCGGCCCGGCACCTGGAGCGTTCGCTGGCCCGGGTGCTGGACGGCCGCACGGTCATCGCCATCGCCCACCGCCTCCACACCGCGCACGACGCGGACGTGATCGCGGTGGTGGAGGAGGGCCGGATCAGCGAGCTCGGCTCCCACGACGATCTGGTGGCGGCCGACGGCGCCTACGCGGCCCTGTGGCGCTCCTGGCACGGCTGA
- a CDS encoding metal-dependent hydrolase → MMGPAHSLSGAAAWLGVGAATAAAGHPMPWPVLVVGALICAGAALAPDLDHKSATISRAFGPLSRGLCEVVDKISYAVYKATRSPRDARRTGGHRTLTHTWVWAVVIGAGSSVLAVTIDRWGVLLLLFVHLVLAVEGLLWRAARMSSDILVWLLGATSAWILAGVLDQPGNGAGWLFTGPGQEYLWLGLPVLLGALVHDIGDALTVSGCPILWPLPIAGKRWYPIGPPKGMRFRAGSWVELKVLMPVFMLLGGVGGASALGFI, encoded by the coding sequence ATGATGGGTCCGGCGCACTCACTGTCCGGGGCGGCGGCCTGGCTGGGGGTGGGTGCCGCGACAGCCGCGGCCGGACACCCGATGCCCTGGCCGGTCCTCGTCGTCGGCGCCCTCATCTGCGCGGGCGCCGCGCTCGCCCCCGACCTCGACCACAAGTCGGCGACGATCTCCCGCGCCTTCGGTCCCCTCTCCCGGGGCCTGTGCGAGGTGGTCGACAAGATCTCCTACGCCGTCTACAAGGCCACCCGCTCCCCGCGCGACGCACGCCGCACCGGCGGCCACCGCACCTTGACCCACACCTGGGTCTGGGCCGTGGTCATCGGCGCCGGCTCCTCCGTGCTCGCGGTGACCATCGACCGCTGGGGCGTGCTCCTCCTGCTCTTCGTCCACCTCGTGCTGGCCGTCGAAGGCCTGCTGTGGCGGGCCGCCCGGATGTCCAGCGACATCCTCGTCTGGCTCCTCGGCGCGACCAGCGCCTGGATCCTGGCGGGTGTCCTGGACCAGCCGGGCAACGGCGCCGGTTGGCTGTTCACCGGCCCCGGTCAGGAATACCTCTGGCTCGGCCTGCCGGTCCTGCTCGGCGCCCTCGTCCACGACATCGGTGACGCGCTGACCGTCTCCGGCTGCCCGATCCTGTGGCCCCTGCCGATCGCCGGCAAGCGCTGGTACCCGATCGGCCCGCCGAAGGGGATGCGCTTCCGGGCGGGCAGCTGGGTGGAGCTCAAGGTGCTCATGCCGGTGTTCATGCTGCTCGGCGGCGTGGGCGGCGCGTCGGCCCTCGGGTTCATCTAG
- a CDS encoding DUF3516 domain-containing protein has product MTLIDQLPPNADPDALFEAFSSWAEDQGITLYPAQEEALIEVVSGANVILSTPTGSGKSLVAAGAHFTALAQDKVTFYTAPIKALVSEKFFDLCKLFGTENVGMLTGDASVNADAPIICCTAEVLASIALRDGKYADIGQVVMDEFHFYAEADRGWAWQIPLLELPQAQFVLMSATLGDVKRFEEDLTRRTGRPTSVVRSATRPVPLSYEYVTTPITDTITELLETRQSPVYIVHFTQAQAVERAQSLMSINMCTREEKDKIAELIGNFRFTTKFGQNLSRYVRHGIGVHHAGMLPKYRRLVEKLAQAGLLKVICGTDTLGVGVNVPIRTVLFTALTKYDGNRVRTLRAREFHQIAGRAGRAGFDTAGFVVAQAPEHVIENEKALAKAGDDPKKRRKVVRKKAPEGFVAWSDTTFEKLIAADPEPLTSRFKVTNIMLLSVIARPGDAFQAMRHLLEDNHEPRKAQLRHIRRAIAIYRSLLDGGVVEKLDTPDAEGRTIRLTVDLQQDFALNQPLSTFALASFDLLDPESPSYALDMVSVVESTLDDPRQILAAQQNKERGIAVGAMKADGIEYEERMERLQDVTYPKPLEELLLHAYDVYSKSHPWVRDHPVSPKSIIRDMYERAMTFSEFTSFYELARTEGIVLRYLASAYKALDHTIPDDLKSEDLEDLIAWLGELVRQVDSSLLDEWEQLANPEVETAEQAQEKADQVKPVTANARAFRVLVRNAMFRRVELAALDHVDQLGELDGESGWDADAWGEAMDGYWDEYDDLGTGPDARGPKLLQIEEDPAHGLWRVRQTFADPNGDHGWGISAEVDLAASDEEGRAVIRVTSVGELGAL; this is encoded by the coding sequence GTGACCCTCATTGATCAGCTCCCGCCGAACGCCGACCCCGATGCCCTCTTCGAGGCTTTCTCCTCGTGGGCGGAGGACCAGGGCATCACCCTGTACCCGGCTCAGGAGGAGGCGCTGATCGAGGTCGTCTCCGGGGCGAACGTGATCCTTTCCACCCCGACGGGCTCCGGCAAGAGCCTCGTCGCCGCCGGCGCCCACTTCACCGCGCTGGCCCAGGACAAGGTGACCTTCTACACGGCGCCGATCAAGGCGCTGGTGTCGGAGAAGTTCTTCGACCTGTGCAAGCTGTTCGGCACCGAGAACGTCGGCATGCTGACCGGCGACGCCTCCGTGAACGCCGACGCTCCCATCATCTGCTGCACCGCCGAGGTGCTGGCCTCGATCGCGCTGCGCGACGGCAAGTACGCGGACATCGGCCAGGTCGTGATGGACGAGTTCCACTTCTACGCGGAGGCGGACCGCGGTTGGGCGTGGCAGATCCCGCTGCTGGAGCTGCCGCAGGCGCAGTTCGTCCTGATGTCGGCGACGCTCGGCGACGTGAAGCGGTTCGAGGAGGACCTGACCCGGCGCACCGGCCGGCCGACCTCCGTGGTCCGCTCGGCGACCCGGCCCGTGCCCCTGTCGTACGAGTACGTCACCACCCCGATCACGGACACCATCACCGAACTGCTGGAGACCCGGCAGTCCCCCGTCTACATCGTGCACTTCACGCAGGCCCAGGCGGTCGAGCGGGCGCAGTCGTTGATGAGCATCAACATGTGCACCCGCGAGGAGAAGGACAAGATCGCCGAGCTGATCGGCAACTTCCGCTTCACCACCAAGTTCGGGCAGAACCTCTCCCGGTACGTGCGCCACGGCATCGGCGTGCACCACGCGGGCATGCTGCCCAAGTACCGGCGGCTCGTGGAGAAGCTGGCGCAGGCCGGTCTGCTGAAGGTGATCTGCGGTACCGACACCCTGGGCGTGGGCGTCAACGTCCCCATCCGCACGGTGCTGTTCACGGCGCTCACCAAGTACGACGGCAACCGGGTGCGCACGCTGCGGGCCCGCGAGTTCCACCAGATCGCCGGACGCGCCGGCCGGGCCGGTTTCGACACGGCCGGCTTCGTGGTCGCGCAGGCCCCCGAGCACGTCATCGAGAACGAGAAGGCCCTCGCGAAGGCCGGTGACGACCCGAAGAAGCGCCGCAAGGTGGTCCGCAAGAAGGCTCCCGAGGGCTTCGTGGCCTGGTCGGACACCACCTTCGAGAAGCTGATCGCGGCCGACCCGGAGCCGCTGACCTCGCGCTTCAAGGTCACCAACATCATGCTGCTGTCGGTCATCGCGCGGCCGGGTGACGCCTTCCAGGCGATGCGCCACCTGTTGGAGGACAACCACGAGCCGCGCAAGGCCCAGTTGCGGCACATCCGCCGGGCCATCGCGATCTACCGCTCGCTCCTGGACGGCGGCGTCGTCGAGAAGCTGGACACCCCGGACGCGGAGGGCCGCACGATCCGGCTCACCGTCGACCTCCAGCAGGACTTCGCGCTGAACCAGCCGCTGTCCACCTTCGCGCTGGCCTCCTTCGACCTGCTGGACCCCGAATCCCCCTCGTACGCGCTGGACATGGTCTCGGTCGTCGAATCCACGCTGGACGACCCGCGCCAGATCCTGGCCGCCCAGCAGAACAAGGAGCGCGGTATCGCCGTCGGGGCGATGAAGGCCGACGGGATCGAGTACGAGGAGCGGATGGAGCGGCTCCAGGACGTCACCTACCCCAAGCCGCTCGAAGAGCTGCTGCTCCACGCCTACGACGTCTACAGCAAGAGCCACCCGTGGGTCCGTGACCACCCGGTCTCCCCGAAGTCGATCATCCGCGACATGTACGAGCGGGCGATGACCTTCAGCGAGTTCACCTCCTTCTACGAGCTGGCCCGCACCGAGGGCATCGTCCTGCGCTACCTGGCGAGCGCGTACAAGGCGCTGGACCACACCATCCCCGACGACCTGAAGTCCGAAGACCTCGAAGACCTCATCGCCTGGCTCGGCGAACTGGTCCGCCAGGTCGACTCCAGCCTGCTCGACGAGTGGGAGCAGCTGGCGAACCCGGAGGTGGAGACGGCGGAGCAGGCCCAGGAGAAGGCCGACCAGGTCAAGCCGGTCACGGCGAACGCCCGTGCCTTCCGCGTGCTCGTCCGCAACGCGATGTTCCGCCGGGTGGAGCTGGCCGCGCTGGACCACGTCGACCAGCTGGGCGAGCTGGACGGCGAGTCCGGCTGGGACGCCGACGCCTGGGGCGAGGCCATGGACGGGTACTGGGACGAGTACGACGACCTCGGCACCGGCCCCGACGCGCGCGGCCCGAAGCTCCTCCAGATCGAGGAGGACCCCGCGCACGGGCTGTGGCGCGTCCGCCAGACCTTCGCCGACCCGAACGGTGACCATGGCTGGGGCATCAGCGCCGAGGTCGACCTCGCGGCGTCCGACGAGGAGGGCCGGGCCGTCATCCGGGTCACCTCGGTCGGCGAACTCGGCGCACTCTGA
- a CDS encoding acyl-CoA thioesterase II produces the protein MTNPAERLVDLLDLEQIEVNIFRGASPQESLQRVFGGQVAGQALVAAGRTTESDRPVHSLHAYFLRPGIPGVPIVYQVERVRDGRSFTTRRVTAVQQGKTIFNLTASFHHPEEGSIEHQLPPRLDFPHPDTLPKVADEIREHLGALPEALERMARRQPFDIRYVDRLRWTPEELKDADPRSAVWMRAVGPLGDDPLVHTCALTYASDMTLLDAVRIPVEPLWGMRGFDMASLDHAMWFHRPFRADEWFLYDQESPIAHGGRGLARGRIYDLEGRLLVSVVQEGLFRPYSPKTPPAGPTV, from the coding sequence ATGACGAACCCCGCCGAGAGACTGGTCGATCTGCTCGACCTGGAGCAGATCGAAGTCAACATCTTCCGGGGCGCGAGCCCCCAGGAGTCCCTCCAGCGCGTGTTCGGCGGGCAGGTCGCCGGCCAGGCGCTGGTGGCCGCCGGCCGCACCACCGAGAGCGACCGCCCGGTCCACTCGCTGCACGCGTACTTCCTGCGCCCCGGCATTCCCGGGGTGCCGATCGTGTACCAGGTGGAGCGGGTGCGCGACGGGCGTTCCTTCACGACCCGCCGCGTCACCGCGGTCCAGCAGGGCAAGACCATCTTCAATCTGACCGCCTCCTTCCATCACCCGGAGGAGGGCAGCATCGAGCACCAGCTGCCTCCCCGCCTCGACTTCCCGCACCCGGACACGCTCCCGAAGGTCGCCGACGAGATCCGCGAGCACCTGGGCGCGCTGCCCGAGGCCCTGGAGCGGATGGCCCGCCGCCAGCCCTTCGACATCCGGTACGTGGACCGGCTCCGTTGGACCCCCGAAGAGCTCAAGGACGCCGATCCGCGCAGCGCGGTGTGGATGCGGGCGGTCGGCCCCCTGGGCGACGACCCGCTCGTGCACACCTGCGCCCTCACCTACGCCAGTGACATGACCCTCCTCGACGCCGTGCGCATCCCCGTGGAACCGCTGTGGGGCATGCGCGGTTTCGACATGGCCTCCCTGGACCACGCCATGTGGTTCCACCGGCCGTTCCGGGCGGACGAGTGGTTCCTGTACGACCAGGAGTCGCCCATCGCGCACGGCGGCCGCGGCCTGGCCCGGGGCCGTATCTACGACCTGGAGGGCAGGCTGCTGGTCTCCGTGGTGCAGGAGGGCCTCTTCCGGCCCTACTCCCCGAAGACCCCGCCGGCCGGTCCGACCGTCTGA
- a CDS encoding YchJ family metal-binding protein, whose protein sequence is MSTPDRPCPCGLPATYATCCGRFHSGARAAPTAELLMRSRFSAFAVGDTAYLLRSWHSTTRPARLDLDPGQCWERLEILATERGGMFETRGSVEFRAHYREGGHTGSLREHSDFAREGGAWVYVGPLSPVEFD, encoded by the coding sequence ATGTCCACCCCGGACCGTCCCTGCCCCTGCGGGCTGCCCGCCACCTACGCGACGTGCTGCGGCCGTTTCCACTCCGGCGCGCGGGCGGCCCCGACCGCGGAGCTGTTGATGCGCTCGCGCTTCAGCGCCTTCGCCGTCGGCGACACCGCCTACCTGCTGCGCTCCTGGCACTCCACGACCCGGCCGGCCCGGCTGGACCTGGATCCCGGGCAGTGTTGGGAGCGGCTGGAGATCCTCGCCACCGAGCGCGGCGGGATGTTCGAGACCCGGGGTTCGGTGGAGTTCCGCGCGCACTACCGCGAGGGCGGGCACACGGGTTCGCTGCGCGAGCACAGCGACTTCGCCCGGGAGGGCGGGGCCTGGGTCTACGTCGGCCCCCTGTCCCCCGTCGAGTTCGACTGA
- a CDS encoding DUF6397 family protein, producing the protein MEARPQTLLGGVRAAGELGLSRGEFVRAVQLGLVRPGPRGPGGSARFARAELERVKAEEGFPEALRARVTTVAGVDACAEALGVGPSRFTRLARCGHLTPLGYRINRYRVVVWVYPVAELREFAAREPGMLSGVASPRDLELVRSRADLRPRRWRARHVGLLLRGTADPWERAAVLASVLPEEALRAAVPDPLERIVLAALAPPPPYGHPQVPAAEAVARGLLRADSPEEVDWYRTSLDFALTGARAQSNSTGDRGPT; encoded by the coding sequence GTGGAGGCGCGCCCGCAGACGCTGCTCGGCGGGGTCCGGGCGGCCGGGGAACTGGGCCTGAGCCGGGGTGAGTTCGTGCGGGCCGTACAGCTGGGACTGGTGCGGCCGGGCCCGCGGGGTCCGGGAGGCTCGGCGAGGTTCGCGCGGGCCGAGCTGGAGCGGGTCAAGGCGGAGGAGGGGTTCCCCGAGGCGCTGCGCGCCCGGGTCACCACCGTCGCCGGTGTCGACGCGTGCGCGGAGGCGTTGGGCGTCGGGCCGAGCCGGTTCACCCGGCTCGCGCGCTGCGGGCACCTCACGCCGCTCGGCTACCGGATCAACCGCTACCGGGTCGTCGTCTGGGTGTACCCGGTCGCGGAGCTGCGGGAGTTCGCCGCGCGGGAGCCGGGGATGTTGAGCGGGGTCGCGTCCCCGCGCGACCTGGAGTTGGTCCGGTCTCGGGCGGATCTGCGCCCGCGCCGATGGCGGGCCCGGCATGTGGGGCTGCTGCTGAGAGGGACCGCCGACCCGTGGGAGCGGGCCGCCGTGCTGGCTTCCGTACTGCCCGAGGAGGCGCTGCGGGCGGCCGTGCCCGACCCGCTCGAACGGATCGTGCTCGCCGCGCTCGCACCGCCGCCGCCCTACGGCCACCCGCAGGTGCCGGCGGCCGAGGCGGTGGCCCGGGGACTGCTGCGCGCGGACTCCCCGGAGGAGGTCGACTGGTACCGCACCAGCCTCGACTTCGCGCTGACCGGGGCGCGGGCTCAGTCGAACTCGACGGGGGACAGGGGGCCGACGTAG